From Pectobacterium carotovorum, one genomic window encodes:
- the aaeR gene encoding HTH-type transcriptional activator AaeR encodes MERLKSMSVFARVVEFGSFTAAARQLQMSVSAVSQTVTKLEDELQIKLLNRSTRSIGLTEAGKIYYHGCRRMLHEAHEVHEQLYAFNNTPIGTLRIGSSSTMAQNVLSTMTAAMLKEYPGLSVNLVTGIPAPDLIADGLDIVIRVGALQDSSLFSKRLGSMPMVVCAAKSYLAQHGTPDKPADMVNFSWLEYSVRPDSEFELIAPEGISTRVTPQGRFVTNDPQTLVRWLKAGAGIAYVPLMWVVDEINRGEIEILFNRYHSDPRPVYALYTRKDNLPLKVQVCINYMTEYFKNVALTYQGYRQNHSEEKKPR; translated from the coding sequence ATGGAAAGACTAAAGAGTATGTCGGTGTTTGCCCGCGTGGTGGAATTTGGTTCTTTTACCGCGGCTGCCCGCCAGTTGCAGATGAGCGTATCCGCCGTCAGCCAGACCGTCACCAAGCTTGAAGATGAACTACAGATTAAGCTGCTGAACCGCAGTACGCGTAGCATTGGGCTGACGGAAGCGGGGAAAATTTACTATCACGGCTGTCGCCGCATGCTGCATGAGGCTCATGAGGTCCATGAGCAGCTTTACGCCTTCAACAATACCCCAATCGGCACGCTGCGCATCGGCAGTTCTTCCACGATGGCGCAGAATGTATTGTCCACCATGACTGCCGCGATGCTGAAGGAATATCCCGGCCTGTCCGTCAATCTGGTCACAGGAATTCCCGCTCCCGACCTGATTGCCGATGGGCTGGATATCGTTATCCGCGTCGGGGCGTTACAGGATTCCAGCCTGTTCTCGAAACGCTTAGGCTCGATGCCCATGGTCGTCTGTGCCGCCAAAAGCTATCTGGCACAGCACGGCACGCCGGATAAACCGGCAGATATGGTGAATTTTTCCTGGCTGGAATACAGCGTGCGACCCGACAGCGAATTTGAACTGATCGCCCCGGAAGGCATTTCAACCCGCGTCACGCCACAAGGACGCTTTGTCACTAACGATCCGCAAACGCTGGTGCGCTGGCTCAAGGCTGGCGCGGGTATCGCGTACGTGCCGCTCATGTGGGTCGTGGATGAAATCAATCGCGGCGAAATCGAGATCCTGTTTAACCGCTACCACTCCGATCCGCGCCCGGTCTACGCGCTCTACACCCGCAAAGACAATCTGCCGCTAAAAGTACAAGTCTGCATTAACTACATGACGGAATACTTCAAAAACGTCGCCCTGACGTATCAGGGCTACCGGCAGAATCATAGCGAGGAAAAAAAACCGCGCTAA